The stretch of DNA TGGGGAAACCGGAGATTTCCAGAGGAAACCGTACTTTTGAGAATTATTATATCAATGGCAGGTATGTTAAAAACAAGATCATTACCAAAGCCATTGAGGACGGATATAAGGGACTTGTCATGCAGCATAAATTTCCGTTTGTCTCCCTTCGGATCGAAATGGATGGCAATGACCTGGATGTTAATGTGCATCCCGCAAAGAGAGAGGTGCGTTTTGCCAGAGAAACCGAAGTTTATACTGCCATTTATGAAACTGTCCGCAAGGCATTGACCCACAGAGAATTGATTCCTCAGGTATCTGTGGGAAAAGACGAACCGACATCCCGCAAAGAACAGATAAAGCCAGGAAATATTCCGGAGCCTTTTGAAGTAAAACGGCGGCAGGAGATGTACGGTCACCCGAACCGGACGGCAAATATAGCTTCCCATACTGCACCGGCAGCTTCTGAAGTACGTACAACGCCGGTTCCATCGATGCCTTATGATAAGTCGACAAATGGTACCGCCTCCTATGGCTCAGCTGAAACAGCTCACAGTTCTTCAGCTTCTTCTGCAGATAAATACAAGCATGTGGATTCTCTGCGGGAAAACCCCGTATATGGATCGCAGCCTTTTACAAAAGAAGAAGAGGAAATGTTTTCCGGAACATTAAAAGATGGAAGAAATGAAAATTCCGCTGCAGAAACAGCAGATTCTGAAGTGATTTCTGAAAAGCCTGCTGAATCGGCACCTCCTGAGGTAGACAACGAACCGATCAAATCTCAGGAACAGGAACCGCCAAAACAGCTGGAACTGTTTGAAGAACGGCTTCTTGCTCCTGAATCCAGAAGCCGCCACAGGCTGATCGGACAGCTGTTTGACACCTACTGGCTGGTACAGTTCGAGGATAATTTTTATATCATTGACCAGCATGCTGCTCATGAAAAAGTATATTATGAGCGATTCGTAAAGCTGTTTCAGTCTCAGAACATCCAGTCCCAGTATGTAAGCCCGCCGCTGATCGTTTCACTCAGCCTTGAGGAAGAAAACCTTCTGAAAGCAAACGAAAAGTATTTCCGGGATTTCGGTTTTGAGATCGAGCCTTTTGGCGGAAGAGAGTACAGCATCAGTGCGGTTCCATCCAGTCTTCTAGGGATGACAGAGGAAGAACTGTTTCTGGAAATGCTGGACCATCTTAACGCAGACGGTTCCAAAGATGCCTTTGAACTTTTTACCGCAAGGCTTGCGACCATGGCCTGCAAAGCTGCTGTAAAAGGCAATCATTCCATGTCCTCCCAGGAAGCCGACAAGCTGATCGATGAACTTCTGACACTGGAAAATCCATATAACTGTCCTCACGGAAGGCCAACCATCATTGCCATGAGTAAGACAGAGATTGAAAAAAAATTCAAACGTATCGTTTAAGATACCTATTATAAACGGAGGAAATATATGAAAAAACCTCTTATCGTCCTTACCGGCCCTACTGCCGTGGGAAAAACAAAACTTTCCATTGCCCTTGCAAAAGCAGTAAACGGAGAGATCATTTCCGCGGATTCCATGCAGGTTTACCGCCACATGAATATCGGTTCCGCCAAGATCACACCAGAAGAAATGGATGGTGTTCCCCATCATCTGGTGGACGTGCTGGAGCCCACAGAGGATTTTAATATCGTTCTTTTTCAGCAGATGGCAAAAGAAGCCATGGACAAAATTTACGCCAAAGGCCGGATCCCGATCCTGGTAGGTGGTACAGGATTTTATATTCAGTCCGTAACCAGAGACATTGATTTTACCAGTTCCAACCAGGATGACCATTACCGGAGGGAGCTGGAAGAACTGGCAGAGCAGAAAGGCCCTTCATTTCTCCACGACATGCTTGCCAAGGTTGATCCAAAATCAGCCAAAGATATCCATGAGAACAATGTCAAGCGTGTGATCCGTGCCCTGGAATTTTATAAACAGAACGGTACCCGGATCTCCGAACATAATGAAGAGCAGAAGGAGCATACCAGCCCTTATGCCCTGGCCTATTTTGTCCTGAACGCACCACGTCCCCTTCTCTACGAACGCATTGACACAAGAGTGGATGAAATGCTGAAAAACGGACTGGTAGAAGAAGTAAAAAAACTTCGTGAGATGGGTTGTCACAGAGGAATGGTTTCCATGCAGGGACTGGGCTATAAAGAAATTCTGGACTGGATGGACGAAGAATACTCTTACGAGGAAGCCGTCCGTATCCTGAAACGTGACACCAGACATTTTGCCAAACGCCAGCTTACCTGGTTTCGAAGAGAAGGCGAGGTAACCTGGGTAGATAAAGATAACTTTGATTACGATGACAGCAGGATTCTTTCCTATATGCTTTCTGTATGCAGGGAAAAAGGAATCCTGCCTGCCAAATAAAATAAAAAAGGAAAAATGATCATGAAAGAATTATATGCACAGCTTGGAATTTCTTCCGCAGTTTATGATTTCGGTAAAACTGTAGAAGATTCCCTGAAAGAACGTTTTGAAAAATTTGATAAAACTGCAGAGTACAACCAGATGAAGGTTATCCATGCCATGCAGAAAAACCGTGTTAGTGAAGCATGTTTCGGAGCTTCCTCCGGTTATGGCTATAATGATCTTGGACGTGAGACCCTGGAGCAGGTCTATGCGGATACGTTCCACACAGAAGCCTGCCTGGTCCGCCCGCAGATTACCTGTGGAACCCACGCACTTGCCATTGCACTGTTTGGAAACTTACGCCCGGGCGATGAGCTTCTTTCCCCTGTAGGAAAACCATATGATACCCTGGAAGAAGTCATCGGAATCCGTCCGTCCAATGGTTCTCTTGCGGAATATGGCGTAAAATACCGTCAGGTAGATCTTCTTGAGGACGGTACCTTTGATTACGAAAACATCAAAAAAGCAGTCAATGAAAAAACAAAACTGGTAACCATCCAGCGTTCCAAAGGCTATCAGACCCGTCCTTCTTTCTCTGTGAAACAGATCGGTGAGCTGATCGCTTTTGTAAAGAAGATCAAACCGGATGTAATCTGTATGGTAGATAACTGCTACGGAGAGTTCGTAGATACCATCGAGCCAAGTGATGTAGGTGCGGATATCATGGTGGGTTCCCTGATCAAAAATCCAGGCGGTGGTCTGGCACCTATCGGCGGATATATCGCAGGAAGAAAAGACTGTGTGGAAAATGCCTCCTACCGTATGACCTGCCCGGGACTGGGCATGGAAGTCGGTGCAACTCTTGGTGTAAACCGTTCTCTGTATCAGGGATTTTTCCTTGCACCGATGGTCACTAAAGGAGCTTTAAAGGGCGCTGTTTTTGCAGCGAACATTTATGAAAAGCTTGGTTTCCCGGTAGTTCCAAACAGCACAGAACCACGTCAGGATATCATCCAGGCGGTCACCCTCGGAACACCAGAGGGTCTTGTAGCATTCTGTCAGGGTATCCAGGCTGCTGCACCGGTAGACAGCTTTGTGACACCGGAGCCGTGGGATATGCCGGGATATGACAGTCAGGTGATCATGGCAGCAGGTGCTTTCATCCAGGGTTCTTCCATTGAGCTTTCTGCCGATGGCCCCATGAAACCTCCTTATGCAGTTTATTTCCAGGGTGGTCTTACCTGGGAGCATGCAAAGCTGGGAATCCTGAAATCTCTTCAGTATATGGTTGATAAGGAACTTGTGAGATTATGAAAAAATCCGAAGGACCGGACTTAAAAAAACAGATCTTTGTCGTAGGAGCCGGTGCTTCCGGTCTTATGGCAGCTATTCAGGCTGCTGTAAACGGAGCTGCAGTTACGGTTCTGGAACAAAATGACCGTCCCGGCAGAAAAATCTGTGCTACGGGAAATGGCCGTTGTAATATGACGAACCTGAATCAGGATGAAAACGCTTACCGGGGATCTCATCCTGAATTTGCCAAAGATGCTCTGGCACAGTTTCCTGTGGAAAAAACTCTGAAATTCTTTCAGGAATTGGGAATCTGTACCACAGACCGCAACGGATGGATCTATCCCCGAAGCAACCAGGCACAGAGTGTAGTAGATGTTCTTGTCATGAAGGCACGCAGCCTGAAGGTAAAGCTGAAAACCAATCAGACTGTTACCGACGTGTCTTTTGCAGACGGACAGTGGAAGATCCATACGGACGGATGGACCTACAGTGGTGATGCCGTGATCCTTGCAAATGGTTCCCGTGCTTCTTCCGTTGCAGGTTCCTGCGAAAGCGGATACGAAATTGCAAAAAGTCTTGGACATCATCTGATCGAACCCCTTCCAGCTCTGACAGCTCTGAAATGTAAGGGGAATTCTTTTTCCGGCTGGAGTGGTGTACGAACAGAAGGGACGATAACACTTTATATAGACGGCACACCGACAGTCTCCCAGCAGGGAGAGCTGCAGCTTACTGATTACGGTGTATCCGGGATCCCGGTATTCCAGATTTCCCGCTATGCTATCCGTGCCGTCCATGAAAACAAAAATGTGGAGCTTTCCATAAATTTTTTTCCGGAACTGAACCGGAAAGAGCTGGAAGAATACCTGGAGCACAGAAAAGCAGCCTGCCCTTACAAAACAGAAAAAGAACTTCTCATCGGACTTTTTCCTGAAAAACTGATCCGTGTTTTATGTGCACAGAAGGATCTTATCCGCGGGATCACCGATTTTCGTCTCCCGGTAAAAAACGGCCTTTCCTTTGAACAGGCACAGGTTTGTTCCGGTGGAGTGGATACGTCTGAAGTTCACAGCAAAACCATGGAGTCCAGACTTCATAAAGGTCTTTATTTTGCCGGAGAGCTCCTTGACATTGACGGTACCTGCGGAGGCTATAACCTGCAGTGGGCATGGTCAAGCGGAGCTGCCGCCGGTATCTGGGCAGCAAAGGAGGAAGAAAAATGATCCGGATCACACAGCTGAAGCTTCCCATCACCCATACAGAAGAGCAGCTTCACCGAAAAATAGCAAAAATGCTTCGTCTTGGAAATCAGCCGTTCACCTATGAGATCCGAAAACAATCTCTGGATGCCCGGCACAAAGAGGAAAAAAAATTTGTCTACACTGTAGATATTAAACTGGATAACGAATCCCGTGTCCTCAAAAAGGTTCACGATAAAAATATTATGTTAACCTCTGAGAAAAAATATCATTTTCCCTCATCTGGCTCTGAAACTCTGTCCCATCGTCCTGTAGTGATCGGAAGCGGACCTGCAGGATTATTCTGTGCCTGGTACCTGGCCAAAGCCGGGTACTGTCCACTGGTACTGGAACGGGGAGAAGAAGCAGACAAACGACAGGAAACCGTGGAAAATTTCTGGAAAAACGGCATCCTGGATCCGGATTCCAATGTACAGTTCGGAGAGGGCGGTGCAGGGACTTTTTCCGATGGAAAGCTGAACACTCTGGTAAAAGATACTTTTGGAAGAGGAAGGGAGGTTCTTTCCCGATTTGTGGAGGCAGGAGCTCCTTCTGAGATCCTTTACCAGCAAAAGCCTCATCTTGGCACAGATCAGCTTGTAGGTATCGTTCAGTTTATGCGTCATCAGATTGAAGAAATGGGCGGGGAATTCCGTTTTCGTTCCACAGTAACTGATCTGATAATCCGTGACCGGAAGCTTAACGCAGTCATTGTCAATGCAAAAGAGGAAATACCGGCAGAAATCTGTATTCTTGCTCCCGGCCACAGCGCCAGAGATACATTTGCCATGCTGGATAAACACAATATAAATATGGAGCCGAAATCTTTTGCGGTGGGGGTACGCGTGGAGCATCCGCAGACCATGATCAACCAGGATCTTTACGGAGAACCGGAAAACGACCGTCTGGGTGCAGCCAGCTACAAGGTTACCCATACACTGGAAAACGGACGTGGCGTTTATTCTTTCTGTATGTGTCCCGGCGGATATGTTGTAAATGCATCTTCTGAAGAAGATATGCTTGCAGTGAATGGTATGAGCTATCAGGCACGTGACAGTCATAATGCCAACAGTGCTATCATCGTTACGGTAAACCCTTCTGATTTTCCTGAAGAGGGAGTTCTCGGCGGAATCGCTCTGCAGAGAAAACTGGAGCGCGCTGCCTGGGAAGCCGGAAACGGAAAAATCCCGGTACAGCTTTTCAAAGATTACTGTACACATCAGAAAAGTACCAGGCTTGGAGATGTGATCCCCTGTATCAAAGGAGCTTATACACTTACCGATGTCCGCAGTATTTTCCCGAAAGAGATCGGCGATTCCATTGAAGCAGGAATCCATGCTTTTGGAAAAAAGCTTTCCGGTTTTGACCGGCCGGATGCATTGCTGGAAGGAGTAGAAAGCCGTACCTCTTCTCCTGTACGGATCGTTCGGGAACCGAAAAAGCTCACTTCCAATATAGAAGGGATCTACCCCTGCGGAGAGGGCGCCGGTTACGCCGGAGGCATTACATCCGCAGCGATGGACGGGATCAAGGTGGCAGAAGCAGTCGCTTCCGTTTATGCCCTGCCTGTAAACAAAATATGAAAAAAGTGGAAATTTCCGGGATAGAGTGTACATCCCTGCTTTTTTATGCTAAAATAACTTCTGCAATTTTGCATCCCCTTCTTCGAGAGCGAAAAGGGAAATCATATGAAAGATACTATAATGGAAATGCCAGATTATCAGCGCCCGTATGAGAAATGTCTGCGGGAAGGAGAACAGTCCTTAAGCGATCGAGAGCTTCTTGCCGTGATTCTGCGCTGTGGCGTACAGGGATCCAGTTCCCTGACTCTGGCAGATAAAATCCTGAATTTATCGAAACAGACCGGATACAGTGGCCTGCTTGGACTGTTTCATATTTCCATTCAGGAACTGATGAAGATCCATGGGATCGGTAAGGTAAAAGCCGTACAGCTGAAATGTATCGGGGAACTTTCCAAGCGTATGGCAACCGCAGCTGCAAAACCGGAATTGTCTTTTCACCATCCGGTAACCATTGCGAAATATTATATGGAGCGGCTCCGGCATGAAGAACAGGAATTGCTTTACTGCATGATGCTGGACGGACA from Blautia sp. SC05B48 encodes:
- the mutL gene encoding DNA mismatch repair endonuclease MutL; amino-acid sequence: MKKIAVLDQNTIDKIAAGEVVERPSSVVKELVENAIDAGATAITVEITDGGKKLIRITDNGSGMDAEQVPLAFLRHATSKIEKVEDLTHIASLGFRGEALSSIAAVSQVELITKTPSGISGTRYVIEGGKEQSLEEMGAPEGTTFLIRNLFYNTPARSKFLKSDMTEAGYINTLMEQLALSHPEISFKYIQNRQVKLSSSGNYSVKDVIYSVYGREIAKALLDVSYENDFMKIEGFVGKPEISRGNRTFENYYINGRYVKNKIITKAIEDGYKGLVMQHKFPFVSLRIEMDGNDLDVNVHPAKREVRFARETEVYTAIYETVRKALTHRELIPQVSVGKDEPTSRKEQIKPGNIPEPFEVKRRQEMYGHPNRTANIASHTAPAASEVRTTPVPSMPYDKSTNGTASYGSAETAHSSSASSADKYKHVDSLRENPVYGSQPFTKEEEEMFSGTLKDGRNENSAAETADSEVISEKPAESAPPEVDNEPIKSQEQEPPKQLELFEERLLAPESRSRHRLIGQLFDTYWLVQFEDNFYIIDQHAAHEKVYYERFVKLFQSQNIQSQYVSPPLIVSLSLEEENLLKANEKYFRDFGFEIEPFGGREYSISAVPSSLLGMTEEELFLEMLDHLNADGSKDAFELFTARLATMACKAAVKGNHSMSSQEADKLIDELLTLENPYNCPHGRPTIIAMSKTEIEKKFKRIV
- the miaA gene encoding tRNA (adenosine(37)-N6)-dimethylallyltransferase MiaA, with protein sequence MKKPLIVLTGPTAVGKTKLSIALAKAVNGEIISADSMQVYRHMNIGSAKITPEEMDGVPHHLVDVLEPTEDFNIVLFQQMAKEAMDKIYAKGRIPILVGGTGFYIQSVTRDIDFTSSNQDDHYRRELEELAEQKGPSFLHDMLAKVDPKSAKDIHENNVKRVIRALEFYKQNGTRISEHNEEQKEHTSPYALAYFVLNAPRPLLYERIDTRVDEMLKNGLVEEVKKLREMGCHRGMVSMQGLGYKEILDWMDEEYSYEEAVRILKRDTRHFAKRQLTWFRREGEVTWVDKDNFDYDDSRILSYMLSVCREKGILPAK
- a CDS encoding methionine gamma-lyase family protein; this encodes MKELYAQLGISSAVYDFGKTVEDSLKERFEKFDKTAEYNQMKVIHAMQKNRVSEACFGASSGYGYNDLGRETLEQVYADTFHTEACLVRPQITCGTHALAIALFGNLRPGDELLSPVGKPYDTLEEVIGIRPSNGSLAEYGVKYRQVDLLEDGTFDYENIKKAVNEKTKLVTIQRSKGYQTRPSFSVKQIGELIAFVKKIKPDVICMVDNCYGEFVDTIEPSDVGADIMVGSLIKNPGGGLAPIGGYIAGRKDCVENASYRMTCPGLGMEVGATLGVNRSLYQGFFLAPMVTKGALKGAVFAANIYEKLGFPVVPNSTEPRQDIIQAVTLGTPEGLVAFCQGIQAAAPVDSFVTPEPWDMPGYDSQVIMAAGAFIQGSSIELSADGPMKPPYAVYFQGGLTWEHAKLGILKSLQYMVDKELVRL
- a CDS encoding NAD(P)/FAD-dependent oxidoreductase, which gives rise to MKKSEGPDLKKQIFVVGAGASGLMAAIQAAVNGAAVTVLEQNDRPGRKICATGNGRCNMTNLNQDENAYRGSHPEFAKDALAQFPVEKTLKFFQELGICTTDRNGWIYPRSNQAQSVVDVLVMKARSLKVKLKTNQTVTDVSFADGQWKIHTDGWTYSGDAVILANGSRASSVAGSCESGYEIAKSLGHHLIEPLPALTALKCKGNSFSGWSGVRTEGTITLYIDGTPTVSQQGELQLTDYGVSGIPVFQISRYAIRAVHENKNVELSINFFPELNRKELEEYLEHRKAACPYKTEKELLIGLFPEKLIRVLCAQKDLIRGITDFRLPVKNGLSFEQAQVCSGGVDTSEVHSKTMESRLHKGLYFAGELLDIDGTCGGYNLQWAWSSGAAAGIWAAKEEEK
- a CDS encoding NAD(P)/FAD-dependent oxidoreductase, with the protein product MIRITQLKLPITHTEEQLHRKIAKMLRLGNQPFTYEIRKQSLDARHKEEKKFVYTVDIKLDNESRVLKKVHDKNIMLTSEKKYHFPSSGSETLSHRPVVIGSGPAGLFCAWYLAKAGYCPLVLERGEEADKRQETVENFWKNGILDPDSNVQFGEGGAGTFSDGKLNTLVKDTFGRGREVLSRFVEAGAPSEILYQQKPHLGTDQLVGIVQFMRHQIEEMGGEFRFRSTVTDLIIRDRKLNAVIVNAKEEIPAEICILAPGHSARDTFAMLDKHNINMEPKSFAVGVRVEHPQTMINQDLYGEPENDRLGAASYKVTHTLENGRGVYSFCMCPGGYVVNASSEEDMLAVNGMSYQARDSHNANSAIIVTVNPSDFPEEGVLGGIALQRKLERAAWEAGNGKIPVQLFKDYCTHQKSTRLGDVIPCIKGAYTLTDVRSIFPKEIGDSIEAGIHAFGKKLSGFDRPDALLEGVESRTSSPVRIVREPKKLTSNIEGIYPCGEGAGYAGGITSAAMDGIKVAEAVASVYALPVNKI
- the radC gene encoding RadC family protein — its product is MKDTIMEMPDYQRPYEKCLREGEQSLSDRELLAVILRCGVQGSSSLTLADKILNLSKQTGYSGLLGLFHISIQELMKIHGIGKVKAVQLKCIGELSKRMATAAAKPELSFHHPVTIAKYYMERLRHEEQELLYCMMLDGHNHLSGEQLLSRGTVNATLITPREVFVEAAKYRAVNLILVHNHPGGDPSPSQADLDVTERIYHCGELLGIHLLDHIIIGDHRYVSFREKGIFDEYT